A region of Vitis vinifera cultivar Pinot Noir 40024 chromosome 13, ASM3070453v1 DNA encodes the following proteins:
- the LOC100852853 gene encoding putative disease resistance protein At3g14460 yields MEAVGDALLSAAIGLLFDKLASTDLLDFARQQVYSDLKKWERELSDIREELNDAEDKQITDRPVKEWLGNLKDLAYDMEDILDEFAYEALQRELTAKEADHQGRPSKVRKLISTCLRIFNPNVNMRSKVWEITRRLRDISAQKSELRLEKVAAITNSACGRPFTVYEPQVYGRGTEKEIIIGMLLRNEPTKTNFSVVSIVAMGGMGKTTLAKLVYYDDKTITKHFDKKAWVTVSVQFDAKKITETILNLVTNSQSSNSQDLHEIQENLRKELKGKKFLIVLDDLWNDDYDELDRLCSPFWVGAQGSKILVTTRNNNVANMMRGHKILHELKQLPYDDCLKIFQTHAFEHMNIDEHPNLESIGRRIVEKCGGSPLAARALGGLLRSKKLRECEWERVLYSKVWDFTDKECDIIPALRLSYNHLPSHLKRCFTYCALFPQDYEFKKEELILLWMAEGLIQQSNEDEKMEDLGDDYFCELLSRSFFQSSNSNKSRFVMHDLINDLAKSIAGDTCLHLDDLQRSVPENTRHSSFIRHRYDIFKNFETFHKKERLRTFIALPIDELTSGLHSFISDKVLEELIPRLGHLRVLSLAYYKISEIPDSFGKLKHLRYLNLSHTSIKWLPDSIGNLFYLQTLKLSCCKELIKLPITIGNLINLRHLDVAGAIKLQEMPIGMGKLKDLRILSNFIVDKNNGLTIKELKDMSHLRGELCISKLENVVNIQDARDADLKSKRNLESLIMQWSSELDGSGNERNQMDVLDSLQPCSKRNLESLIMQWSSELDGSGNERNQMDVLDSLQPCSNLNKLCIQLYGGPEFPRWIGGALFSKMVDLRLIDCRKCTSLPCLGQLPSLKQLRIQGMDVVKKVGAEFYGETRVSAGKFFPSLESLHFYSMSEWEHWEDWSSSTESLFPCLHELTIQGCRKLIMKLPTYLPSLTKLSVVFCPKLESPRSRLPLLKELQVIRCNEAVLSSGNDLTSLTELTISRISGLIKLHEGFVQFLQGLRVLKVWACEELVYLWEDGFGSENSHSLEIRDCDQLVSLGCNLQSLEIDRCAKLERLPNGWQSLTCLEELTISNCPKLASFPDVGFPPMLRNLDLENCQGLKSLPDGMMLKMRNDSTDSNNLCLLEELVISRCPSLICFPKGQLPTTLKRLQIEFCENLKSLPEGMMGMCALEDLLIDRCHSLIGLPKGGLPATLKRLSIIDCRRLESLPEGIMHYDSTYAAALQALEIRKCPSLTSFPRGKFPSTLEQLHIEDCEHLESISEEMFHSTNNSLQSLTIERYPNLKTLPDCLNTLTHLTSLEISHFENIKTPLSQWGLSRLTSLKLLWIGGMFPDATSFSDDPHSIIFPTTLSSLTLSEFQNLESLASLSLQTLTSLEELEIYSCPKLRSILPTEGLLPDTLSRVYVRDCPHLTQRYSKEEGDDWPKIAHIPCVLINKF; encoded by the exons AATCCTAATGTTAACATGAGGTCCAAGGTGTGGGAAATCACTCGCCGCTTACGAGATATTTCGGCTCAAAAATCTGAGCTTCGTCTAGAAAAGGTGGCTGCGATAACCAACTCTGCTTGTGGAAGGCCATTCACTGTCTATGAACCTCAGGTCTATGGCAGGGGGACAGAAAAAGAGATTATAATTGGTATGCTGCTTAGGAATGAACCCACTAAAACCAATTTTTCTGTAGTTTCCATTGTGGCCATGGGTGGGATGGGCAAGACCACACTGGCAAAACTGGTGTACTATGACGATAAGACCATAACCaagcattttgataaaaaagctTGGGTTACTGTCTCAGTTCAGTTCGATGCAAAGAAAATAACAGAGACAATTCTCAACTTGGTGACTAATTCTCAAAGCAGTAATTCACAAGACTTGCatgaaattcaagaaaatttgaggaaggaattgaagggaaaaaaatttctGATAGTTTTGGATGATTTATGGAATGATGATTACGATGAGTTGGACAGGCTATGCTCCCCTTTCTGGGTGGGAGCACAGGGAAGCAAAATTCTAGTCACAACTCGCAATAATAATGTTGCAAACATGATGAGAGGCCACAAGATCTTACATGAGCTCAAACAGTTACCTTATGATGATTGTTTGAAGATATTTCAAACACATGCTTTTGAACATATGAATATCGATGAGCACCCAAATTTGGAATCAATTGGCAGGAGAATTGTAGAGAAGTGTGGAGGTTCGCCCTTAGCGGCAAGAGCCCTTGGTGGCCTTTTGCGCTCTAAAAAACTACGTGAGTGTGAATGGGAAAGAGTATTGTACAGCAAAGTATGGGATTTCACAGACAAGGAATGTGACATCATCCCTGCCTTGAGATTGAGCTACAATCATCTCCCTTCACATTTAAAAAGGTGTTTCACTTATTGCGCATTATTTCCCCAAGATTATGAGTTTAAGAAGGAAGAGCTAATCCTCTTGTGGATGGCGGAGGGGTTAATTCAACAATCAAATGAGGATGAGAAAATGGAAGATCTTGGTGATGATTATTTTTGTGAACTATTGTCAAGGTCATTTTTCCAATCGTCCAATAGCAATAAATCACGATTCGTTATGCATGACCTTATCAACGATCTAGCTAAATCTATTGCTGGAGACACATGCTTGCATTTGGATGATTTGCAACGCTCCGTTCCTGAAAATACTCGTCATTCATCATTCATCCGTCATCGCTAtgatatctttaaaaattttgaaacgtttCATAAGAAAGAGCGCTTGCGCACGTTCATAGCTTTGCCGATTGATGAATTAACTAGTGGACTTCATTCCTTCATAAGTGATAAGGTGCTTGAAGAATTGATACCAAGGTTAGGGCACTTAAGGGTGCTCTCATTGGCTTATTACAAGATAAGTGAGATACCAGATTCATTTGGTAAGTTGAAACATTTGAGATACCTTAATTTGTCCCACACCAGTATAAAATGGTTACCCGATTCAATTGGTAATCTTTTTTACCTTCAGACATTGAAATTATCATGTTGTAAAGAGCTTATCAAGTTGCCTATTACCATCGGTAACCTAATCAATCTTCGACATCTTGACGTTGCTGGTgcaataaaattacaagaaatgCCTATAGGAATGGGCAAACTAAAAGATTTGCGGATATTGTCTAATTTCATTGTGGACAAAAACAACGGTTTGACAATCAAGGAGTTGAAGGACATGTCACATCTGCGAGGAGAACTTTGCATTTCGAAATTGGAAAATGTGGTGAATATTCAAGATGCAAGGGATGCCGATTTAAAATCGAAGCGTAACCTTGAAAGCTTGATAATGCAGTGGAGTTCTGAGTTGGATGGTTCAGGGAATGAAAGGAATCAAATGGATGTCCTTGACTCTCTACAACCATGTTCGAAGCGTAACCTTGAAAGCTTGATAATGCAGTGGAGTTCTGAGTTGGATGGTTCAGGGAATGAAAGGAATCAAATGGATGTCCTTGACTCTCTACAACCATGTTCGAATCTGAACAAACTCTGCATTCAGTTGTATGGTGGTCCAGAATTCCCACGTTGGATAGGGGGTGCCTTGTTCTCTAAGATGGTGGATCTACGTCTCATAGATTGCAGAAAGTGCACGTCTTTACCATGCTTGGGGCAGTTGCCATCGCTCAAACAGTTGAGGATCCAAGGAATGGATGTAGTAAAAAAAGTGGGTGCAGAGTTTTATGGAGAGACTCGTGTTTCTGCAGGTAAGTTTTTCCCATCACTAGAGTCTCTACATTTTTATAGCATGTCAGAATGGGAGCACTGGGAGGATTGGTCTTCCTCAACAGAGTCATTATTCCCTTGTCTCCATGAGCTTACAATTCAGGGTTGCCGCAAATTGATTATGAAACTACCCACTTACCTACCTTCTCTTACAAAGCTCTCTGTTGTCTTTTGTCCAAAATTGGAGTCTCCACGTTCAAGACTTCCACTGCTGAAGGAATTACAAGTAATAAGATGTAATGAGGCGGTCTTGAGCAGTGGAAATGACCTCACCTCACTCACCGAGTTAACAATTTCTAGGATTTCAGGGCTTATCAAATTGCATGAAGGATTTGTGCAATTTTTGCAAGGGCTTCGGGTTTTGAAAGTATGGGCATGCGAAGAACTCGTATATTTGTGGGAGGATGGTTTTGGATCGGAAAACTCTCATTCTCTTGAGATTAGAGATTGTGACCAACTTGTATCCTTGGGATGCAATCTTCAGTCTTTGGAAATAGATAGATGTGCTAAACTAGAGAGGCTTCCAAATGGATGGCAGAGTCTAACATGCCTTGAAGAATTGACAATCAGCAATTGTCCAAAGCTAGCGTCATTTCCAGATGTAGGTTTCCCACCAATGCTGAGAAATCTTGATCTTGAGAATTGTCAAGGTCTAAAGAGTCTACCTGATGGCATGATGTTGAAGATGAGGAACGACAGTACTGACAGCAACAACTTGTGTCTCCTTGAAGAGCTAGTGATATCCAGGTGTCCATCTCTCATTTGCTTTCCAAAAGGGCAATTACCCACCACCCTTAAGAGACTACAGATAGAGTTTTGTGAAAATCTCAAGTCTCTTCCAGAAGGAATGATGGGCATGTGTGCCCTTGAAGACTTATTGATAGATAGGTGTCATTCTCTTATTGGATTACCGAAAGGTGGGTTACCCGCCACTCTCAAGAGGCTCAGTATAATTGATTGTAGAAGGCTAGAGTCTCTACCAGAGGGAATAATGCACTACGATTCCACATATGCTGCTGCTCTCCAAGCCTTGGAAATCCGTAAATGTCCATCTCTCACATCCTTCCCAAGAGGCAAGTTTCCATCCACCCTTGAGCAACTTCACATTGAGGATTGTGAACACCTCGAGTCAATTTCAGAGGAGATGTTTCACTCTACTAATAATTCACTTCAATCTTTAACCATCGAGAGGTATCCTAATCTCAAAACCCTACCAGATTGCCTCAACACCCTCACTCATCTTACATCACTCGAGATCTCTCACTTTGAGAATATCAAGACCCCCCTATCCCAATGGGGCCTTTCCAGACTCACCTCTCTTAAACTCCTCTGGATTGGTGGCATGTTTCCAGATGCAACTTCCTTTTCGGATGACCCCCACTCGATTATTTTTCCTACAACTCTCTCCTCCCTTACCCTTTCAGAATTCCAGAATCTGGAATCCCTAGCCTCCCTGTCTCTCCAAACCCTCACCTCTCTTGAAGAGCTAGAAATCTACAGTTGCCCTAAGCTCCGATCGATTTTGCCAACGGAAGGACTATTGCCTGACACCCTTTCACGAGTGTATGTGCGGGATTGCCCACATCTAACACAAAGGTACTCGAAGGAGGAAGGAGATGATTGGCCCAAGATTGCCCACATCCCCTGTGTATTAATAAATAAG TTCTAA